Proteins encoded by one window of Actinocorallia herbida:
- a CDS encoding AAA family ATPase gives MTVGVRSGAGTGFGDVAGVAGKIRSAVESVIEGKSEAVNLALTVMLAEGHLLIEDVPGVGKTMLAKTLARAVDGTVRRIQFTPDLLPSDITGVSVFQQDRRVFEFVPGPIFATVVVGDEINRASPKTQSALLECMEERQVTVDGVTHPLERPFMVIATQNPVEMEGTYALPEAQRDRFTARISMGYPSYTAELDMLDAHGAASPLDYLQPVATVEEVRGLVETVRRVHTAPAIKQYAVDLVTATREHPDLRLGASPRATLQLVRAARARAALDGREYVLPDDLQALAGPVLAHRLLPTAEARVERRKPEQIVAEIVARLPLRG, from the coding sequence GTGACAGTGGGTGTGCGAAGCGGCGCCGGAACCGGATTCGGTGACGTGGCCGGCGTCGCGGGGAAGATCAGATCCGCGGTCGAGTCGGTCATCGAGGGCAAGAGCGAAGCCGTCAACCTCGCCTTGACCGTGATGCTCGCCGAAGGCCACCTCCTCATCGAGGACGTCCCCGGCGTCGGCAAGACGATGCTGGCCAAGACGCTCGCCCGCGCGGTCGACGGCACGGTCCGCCGGATCCAGTTCACCCCCGACCTGCTGCCCAGCGACATCACCGGCGTGAGCGTCTTCCAGCAGGACCGTCGCGTCTTCGAGTTCGTCCCCGGCCCGATCTTCGCCACGGTCGTCGTCGGCGACGAGATCAACCGGGCCTCGCCGAAGACCCAGTCGGCCCTCCTTGAGTGCATGGAGGAGCGGCAGGTCACCGTCGACGGCGTCACCCACCCGCTGGAGCGGCCGTTCATGGTCATCGCCACCCAGAACCCGGTGGAGATGGAGGGCACCTACGCCCTGCCCGAGGCGCAGCGCGACAGGTTCACCGCCCGGATCTCCATGGGCTACCCCAGCTACACCGCCGAACTCGACATGCTCGACGCGCACGGCGCGGCGAGCCCGCTGGACTACCTCCAGCCCGTCGCCACCGTGGAAGAGGTGCGCGGGCTCGTCGAGACCGTCCGGCGCGTGCACACCGCCCCCGCGATCAAGCAGTACGCGGTCGACCTCGTCACCGCCACCCGCGAGCACCCCGACCTCCGCCTCGGCGCCTCTCCCCGGGCCACCCTCCAGCTCGTGCGGGCCGCCCGCGCCCGCGCCGCGCTCGACGGGCGCGAGTACGTGCTGCCCGACGACCTCCAGGCGCTCGCGGGACCGGTGCTCGCGCACCGGCTGCTGCCGACCGCCGAGGCGCGGGTCGAGCGCCGCAAGCCCGAGCAGATCGTCGCGGAGATCGTGGCTCGGCTGCCCCTGCGCGGCTGA
- the mraZ gene encoding division/cell wall cluster transcriptional repressor MraZ, with protein sequence MFLGTHPLRLDDKGRLFLPAKYREELSGGLVITKGQERCLYVFPVAEFERITHALSTAPVTAKAVRSYSRVFFASASDEVPDKSGRITIPPALRAYAGLGRDCVVIGANTRLEIWDAPSWESYLAAEEESFSDLSEEVLPGIL encoded by the coding sequence TTGTTCCTCGGCACCCATCCGCTGCGCCTGGACGACAAGGGGCGGCTGTTCCTGCCGGCCAAGTACCGCGAGGAGCTGTCAGGGGGACTGGTGATCACGAAGGGCCAGGAACGCTGCCTGTATGTCTTCCCCGTGGCGGAGTTCGAGCGGATCACCCACGCCCTGTCGACGGCCCCGGTCACCGCCAAGGCGGTGCGCTCCTACAGCAGGGTCTTCTTCGCCAGCGCCTCCGATGAGGTCCCCGACAAGAGCGGCAGGATCACGATCCCGCCCGCGCTGCGCGCTTACGCCGGCCTGGGCCGCGACTGCGTGGTGATCGGCGCCAACACCCGGCTGGAGATCTGGGACGCACCTTCCTGGGAGTCCTATCTCGCAGCCGAAGAGGAGTCCTTCTCCGACCTCTCGGAGGAGGTGCTGCCGGGAATTCTCTAG